One genomic window of Vicugna pacos chromosome 18, VicPac4, whole genome shotgun sequence includes the following:
- the C18H16orf92 gene encoding fertilization-influencing membrane protein isoform X1, protein MALGCDITEPLPHHKSGGVMRLWQWAWVWVWLVGLGTVESAPNPESAKALAPGAESPLFLDRPDFFDYPDSDQARLLALAQFIGERPVIFNSADSDSRLFHHILVGALVAAFFFLLFQFCTHMNFQKGA, encoded by the exons ATGGCTCTAGGCTGTGACATCACAGAGCCCTTACCCCATCACAAGAGTGGAGGGGTGATGAGGCTGTGGCAGTGGGCCTGGGTGTGGGTGTGGCTGGTTGGGCTGGGGACTGTAGAATCAG CACCCAACCCGGAGAGTGCCAAGGCCTTGGCCCCAGGAGCAGAGTCTCCACTCTTCCTAGACAGACCTGACTTCTTTGATTACCCAGACTCGGACCAAGCCAGGCTCCTGGCCCTGGCTCAGTTCATTGGAGAGAGACCTGTCATCTTTAACTCAG CAGATTCCGACTCCAGGCTCTTCCATCACATCCTGGTGGGCGCTCTGGTGGCggccttcttcttccttcttttccagttCTGCACACACAT GAACTTCCAGAAAGGGGCCTAG
- the TLCD3B gene encoding ceramide synthase isoform X3 produces MASTAGYIVSTSCKHIIDDQHWLSSAYTQFAVPYFIYDIYAMFLCHWHKHQVKGHGGDEEGTRAPGSTWAVARGYLHKEFLMVLHHAVMVLVCFPLSVVWRQGKGDFFLGCLLMAEVSTPFVCLGKILIQYKQQHTLLHKVNGALMLLSFLCCRVLLFPYLYWAYGRHAGLPLHAVPLAIPAHVNLGAALLLAPQLYWFFLICRGACRLFRPRGSRPPSPCQTQD; encoded by the exons GCACTGGCTGTCTTCCGCCTACACGCAATTTGCAGTGCCCTACTTCATCTATGACATCTACGCCATGTTCCTCTGTCACTGGCACAAGCACCAGGTCAAGGGGCATGGAGGGGATGAAGAGGGGACCAGAGCACCGGGCAGCACCTGGGCCGTGGCACGTGGCTACCTGCACAAGGAGTTCCTCATGGTGCTCCATCACGCCGTCATGGTGCTTGTATGCTTCCCGCTGTCGGTG gTGTGGCGTCAAGGCAAGGGAGATTTCTTTTTAGGCTGCTTGCTGATGGCAGAGGTCAGCACCCCTTTTGTCTGCCTTGGCAAGATCCTCATCCAG TACAAGCAGCAGCACACGCTGCTGCACAAGGTGAATGGGGCGCTGATGCTGCTCAGCTTCCTCTGCTGCCGGGTGCTGCTCTTCCCCTACCTGTACTGGGCCTACGGGCGGCATGCAGGCCTGCCCCTCCACGCCGTGCCGCTCGCCATCCCGGCCCACGTCAACCTGGGCGCCGCGCTGCTGCTCGCCCCGCAGCTCTACTGGTTCTTCCTCATCTGCCGAGGGGCCTGCCGCCTCTTCCGGCCCCGGGGCTCCCGGCCGCCCTCTCCCTGCCAGACCCAGGACTGA
- the C18H16orf92 gene encoding fertilization-influencing membrane protein isoform X2, producing MALGCDITEPLPHHKSGGVMRLWQWAWVWVWLVGLGTVESAPNPESAKALAPGAESPLFLDRPDFFDYPDSDQARLLALAQFIGERPVIFNSDSDSRLFHHILVGALVAAFFFLLFQFCTHMNFQKGA from the exons ATGGCTCTAGGCTGTGACATCACAGAGCCCTTACCCCATCACAAGAGTGGAGGGGTGATGAGGCTGTGGCAGTGGGCCTGGGTGTGGGTGTGGCTGGTTGGGCTGGGGACTGTAGAATCAG CACCCAACCCGGAGAGTGCCAAGGCCTTGGCCCCAGGAGCAGAGTCTCCACTCTTCCTAGACAGACCTGACTTCTTTGATTACCCAGACTCGGACCAAGCCAGGCTCCTGGCCCTGGCTCAGTTCATTGGAGAGAGACCTGTCATCTTTAACTCAG ATTCCGACTCCAGGCTCTTCCATCACATCCTGGTGGGCGCTCTGGTGGCggccttcttcttccttcttttccagttCTGCACACACAT GAACTTCCAGAAAGGGGCCTAG